In Zunongwangia profunda SM-A87, the following proteins share a genomic window:
- a CDS encoding peptidase associated/transthyretin-like domain-containing protein, whose product MFPSNHVLKVLLIIASFIFSLNGLAQQALILDSLSLQPIPYANLEFGNHQGSVSNEEGIIFVPKNHNRYILSHLGYQTKKLNPNDLKDTLYLKALAYNLDEVVLHNFNAKDTILKAFRNIPKNFLSQPYNQEGIFRYSLKENGKGVEMIETDFLSYKPRLEDENMTKIYEVKKTEKYKKINLLSGVAEFLNLMDPTLSNAPVLEKLKTLNFNYAGRIDNKHETIYKIEIYKEDNSAIGHIFLSKKNLALKEIKVEYFRTAQSPLTQEDPNYTTRVASLIKINTSENGKQFLSYAEITNDIKSLFKNDSIYDFRIKGKIAFNKLIEGKEVKKFNSNYNSKKAFNKTVAKFKQKQKWTNSEMLPMTSEELEILNHIYN is encoded by the coding sequence ATGTTTCCCTCTAATCATGTGCTAAAAGTACTATTGATAATAGCATCTTTCATCTTTTCGCTTAATGGCCTAGCTCAGCAAGCCCTAATCTTGGATTCGTTAAGTTTACAGCCTATTCCCTATGCTAATTTGGAATTTGGAAATCATCAGGGAAGTGTAAGTAATGAAGAGGGAATCATATTCGTCCCAAAAAATCATAATCGATACATCCTTTCGCATTTGGGGTATCAAACTAAAAAATTAAATCCAAATGATCTTAAAGATACCCTATATTTAAAAGCCCTTGCTTATAATCTAGACGAAGTTGTATTGCATAACTTTAATGCGAAGGATACTATTTTAAAGGCATTCAGAAACATTCCGAAAAACTTTTTATCACAACCTTATAATCAGGAAGGCATATTTAGGTACAGTTTAAAAGAAAACGGCAAGGGTGTGGAAATGATTGAAACCGACTTTTTATCTTATAAGCCTAGGCTGGAGGATGAGAATATGACCAAAATTTATGAAGTTAAAAAAACAGAAAAATATAAGAAAATAAACCTTCTAAGTGGTGTGGCCGAGTTTTTAAATTTGATGGATCCCACTTTATCAAACGCTCCCGTATTAGAAAAACTAAAAACACTGAATTTTAACTACGCTGGACGTATTGATAATAAGCATGAAACTATTTATAAAATCGAAATCTATAAAGAAGATAACTCAGCAATTGGGCATATTTTTCTGAGCAAAAAAAATCTGGCCCTCAAAGAGATAAAAGTAGAATATTTTAGAACTGCCCAATCCCCATTAACTCAAGAAGATCCAAATTATACCACAAGGGTTGCTTCACTAATTAAAATAAATACTTCTGAAAATGGTAAACAGTTTTTGTCTTACGCTGAAATTACTAATGATATAAAATCACTTTTTAAGAACGACTCTATTTATGATTTCCGGATAAAAGGGAAAATCGCTTTCAACAAATTAATAGAAGGTAAAGAAGTAAAAAAATTTAATAGCAATTATAATTCTAAAAAAGCTTTTAATAAAACCGTAGCGAAATTTAAGCAAAAACAAAAATGGACCAATAGTGAAATGCTACCTATGACTAGTGAAGAACTAGAGATCCTAAACCATATTTATAATTAG
- a CDS encoding YfiT family bacillithiol transferase: MNIEQLKYPIGTFQNPSEITSEQLEIWTKDIAELPSKIKNIANNLAEEALSWQYRPEGWTIKQVIHHLADSHMNSIIRFKIALTEDNPSIRGYDETAWAELDDYSCDIQQSLILLVGLHHRWIKLIDNFTEDDLKKTFYHPERQQKYTLKTAIGMYAWHSNHHLAHIEQAIKFKGKFE; this comes from the coding sequence ATGAATATCGAGCAACTAAAATACCCTATTGGCACTTTCCAAAATCCTTCAGAAATTACTTCAGAACAGCTTGAAATCTGGACAAAAGACATTGCAGAATTACCTTCCAAAATAAAGAATATCGCCAATAATCTTGCTGAAGAAGCATTGTCCTGGCAGTATCGACCAGAAGGCTGGACGATTAAACAGGTGATTCATCATTTGGCAGATAGCCACATGAATAGCATCATCAGGTTTAAAATTGCTTTAACCGAGGATAATCCGTCGATTAGAGGTTACGATGAAACCGCATGGGCAGAACTTGATGATTATTCGTGCGATATTCAGCAAAGCCTGATATTATTGGTAGGCTTACATCATCGTTGGATAAAATTAATCGATAATTTTACAGAAGATGATTTGAAAAAAACCTTTTACCATCCTGAGAGACAACAAAAATATACATTGAAAACTGCCATTGGTATGTATGCCTGGCATTCTAATCATCACCTGGCACATATCGAACAGGCGATTAAGTTTAAGGGAAAATTTGAGTAA
- a CDS encoding DUF4114 domain-containing protein, producing MKRKLLFLSLLVSFIATAQNYQFLGTYDSQGVPDYLEGRDDISTETMKMIMDALPEGYPVPDYNPHYITAGYDTDLILDKDAAVWVTFVKEGAGYKNVLGFYTYDINAPKVKKPLPEDITIIFPNVSEGGSGGGLRAGYKVRIGDFKAGTGIGWVLLANGWKGYVTAGQWQVFSNPDYNPEADPELRNHNVLLADPENERFILGFEDIRRDYASCDQDFNDALFYVTANPYDAIRTANYVDIKSATDVSSANLGGLESNGDLASLIAKRNFNRIKENNFKDSKRKQSKYKAQGPFMKNSQVNLESLLPETGMFGSEQSYESSPEDLLSITNAKEIFSVDYYQGDKRVAAALATLTDNSIYDHSKVICDRLNSSSLEDIRTIKLAGHEIIMIKILRASGQLEYALNFSIQLNGSAGNKLYSFWNIGDYPKGDYANFQIWGGSMGQVSTLAKHVIDTFKTANGLSFNTDESEIPSVFVKKGVYKNGQLHLKIKNNSGAAAVKLQGNMRATEVASSTAFNQNLGLTSDYEEEIVVNAGSLFDVGLEIQGNNSPKADALYLADGPWGIDYADTETRINNFSIEEANLDSFNSNSYQIERNVAINGELYGTLNVFRNILAGDQQFYTDGFEALEFTTKSNLPIEVILVTEGLTDWNKRYRYAINTNEEGKTYNLKLSDFRNDAEGFKGEPLKGVVFSVQGNYTAFQQFSVNIENVQFTNFREIPSQEKPIAVVDTPVKKAYNYPNPFRNNTSLVLPKSGKKAKVMIFDMGGKMVHHKEYELDNGKIEIPIQLKSVPPGIYNSIIIVDNKDKSQIGLVVN from the coding sequence ATGAAGCGAAAATTACTTTTTCTCAGTCTTTTAGTTTCCTTTATCGCAACTGCACAAAACTACCAGTTTTTAGGAACCTATGATAGCCAGGGAGTACCCGATTATTTAGAGGGTCGTGATGACATAAGTACTGAGACCATGAAAATGATCATGGATGCCCTGCCCGAAGGTTATCCGGTTCCAGATTACAATCCACATTACATCACTGCAGGTTATGATACCGATCTGATATTAGATAAAGATGCCGCCGTATGGGTTACTTTTGTAAAGGAAGGCGCAGGCTACAAAAATGTACTAGGATTTTACACTTATGATATCAATGCACCAAAAGTAAAAAAGCCGTTGCCAGAAGATATTACTATTATTTTCCCCAATGTTTCTGAAGGCGGATCTGGAGGCGGACTTCGTGCAGGATATAAAGTTAGAATCGGTGATTTTAAAGCGGGGACGGGCATTGGATGGGTGCTTTTGGCAAATGGCTGGAAAGGTTATGTTACCGCCGGGCAATGGCAGGTATTCTCCAATCCTGATTATAATCCTGAAGCGGATCCTGAATTACGAAATCACAACGTGCTACTTGCCGATCCAGAAAACGAACGCTTCATCCTTGGATTCGAGGATATAAGAAGAGATTATGCAAGTTGCGATCAGGATTTTAATGACGCCTTATTTTATGTAACTGCAAATCCTTACGATGCGATTAGAACAGCAAATTACGTAGATATAAAATCTGCTACCGATGTAAGCTCTGCCAATCTTGGCGGTCTGGAAAGTAATGGTGATCTAGCCTCGCTAATTGCCAAAAGAAACTTTAACCGAATTAAAGAAAACAATTTTAAAGATAGTAAACGTAAACAATCAAAATATAAAGCTCAAGGCCCATTTATGAAAAATTCCCAGGTGAATCTGGAATCCCTACTACCAGAAACCGGGATGTTTGGCTCTGAGCAATCTTATGAGTCTAGCCCGGAAGATCTTCTTTCGATTACCAATGCGAAAGAGATTTTCTCGGTAGATTATTACCAGGGTGATAAACGTGTCGCTGCCGCTTTAGCAACCTTAACTGATAACAGCATTTACGATCACTCTAAAGTAATTTGTGACCGATTAAATAGTTCGAGTTTAGAAGATATACGGACTATAAAATTAGCCGGACATGAAATTATTATGATTAAAATCCTTAGAGCCAGCGGGCAATTAGAATATGCTCTCAACTTTTCCATTCAGCTTAACGGATCGGCAGGAAATAAACTATACAGTTTCTGGAATATTGGGGATTATCCAAAAGGAGATTATGCAAACTTTCAAATTTGGGGAGGTTCTATGGGACAGGTAAGCACCTTGGCAAAACATGTTATCGACACCTTTAAAACAGCAAATGGTTTGAGTTTTAATACTGACGAAAGTGAGATTCCCAGTGTTTTTGTAAAAAAAGGAGTTTATAAAAATGGGCAATTACATCTGAAGATCAAAAATAATTCGGGTGCCGCAGCGGTTAAGCTTCAGGGAAATATGCGTGCTACCGAGGTCGCTTCATCAACTGCATTTAATCAAAATCTTGGATTAACTTCAGATTATGAAGAAGAAATTGTGGTAAATGCCGGAAGTTTATTCGATGTAGGACTGGAAATTCAAGGAAATAATTCACCAAAAGCAGACGCACTTTATTTAGCCGATGGTCCCTGGGGAATTGATTATGCCGATACCGAAACACGAATTAATAATTTTAGTATAGAAGAGGCTAATTTGGATAGTTTCAATAGTAATTCTTATCAAATTGAGAGAAATGTAGCTATAAATGGTGAACTCTATGGAACTTTAAATGTATTCAGAAACATTTTGGCCGGAGATCAACAATTTTATACTGATGGTTTTGAAGCCTTAGAATTTACTACAAAAAGTAATCTTCCGATTGAAGTGATTTTGGTAACCGAAGGATTAACAGACTGGAATAAAAGATATCGTTACGCCATAAATACGAATGAAGAAGGAAAAACCTACAACCTAAAATTATCAGATTTTCGCAATGATGCTGAAGGTTTTAAAGGCGAGCCGTTAAAAGGGGTAGTATTTTCAGTACAGGGGAATTATACCGCATTTCAGCAATTTAGTGTAAACATTGAAAATGTTCAATTCACAAACTTCAGGGAAATTCCTTCGCAGGAAAAACCTATTGCAGTAGTGGATACTCCTGTAAAGAAAGCTTATAATTATCCAAATCCTTTTAGAAATAATACAAGTCTTGTTTTACCAAAATCAGGAAAAAAAGCGAAGGTGATGATCTTTGATATGGGAGGTAAAATGGTACATCATAAAGAATACGAGTTGGATAACGGAAAAATAGAAATCCCGATACAATTAAAAAGCGTCCCACCGGGAATCTATAACAGTATAATTATCGTAGATAATAAGGATAAATCCCAAATAGGATTAGTGGTAAACTAA
- a CDS encoding glycerophosphodiester phosphodiesterase family protein has product MIRYKVLLVVLLIFECCKAQDLSAFEYAKEGLFNPSPSVILVAAHRGMHVNYPENSIPAIQDAIDHHIDIVEIDVQITKDGIPILMHDKTIDRMTTGTGKIRKLTYAEICEFNLVDNQGNETPFSVPSLAEVLMLSKDKILLDLDLKLNTRNLKKVLDVIKEQEAVNSVVFYESRHHVMRKINKYLPSAMRMTKVSMNRRAIKRAMLNIDPDIVHLGNSERDRNPALIKKVQQYYKKPVFANALGKLDKAAEQNPDTLEYFLNKGINIIQTDRPDIVLEYLIARERHLRF; this is encoded by the coding sequence ATGATAAGATATAAAGTTTTATTAGTTGTATTACTTATTTTTGAATGTTGTAAAGCACAGGACCTTAGTGCCTTCGAATATGCCAAAGAAGGTCTTTTTAATCCTTCGCCATCGGTAATACTGGTCGCAGCACATCGCGGAATGCATGTTAATTACCCAGAAAATTCTATTCCCGCAATTCAAGATGCAATAGATCATCATATTGATATCGTAGAAATTGATGTGCAAATAACTAAAGATGGCATTCCCATTCTTATGCATGATAAAACTATCGATCGAATGACAACCGGAACAGGAAAAATAAGGAAACTTACGTATGCAGAAATTTGCGAATTCAATCTAGTCGATAATCAGGGAAACGAAACACCTTTTTCTGTACCAAGTCTTGCCGAAGTTCTGATGTTGAGCAAAGACAAAATTTTACTCGATTTAGATCTGAAATTAAATACCAGAAACTTGAAAAAAGTACTTGATGTTATAAAAGAACAAGAGGCTGTTAATTCGGTTGTATTTTATGAAAGCAGACATCATGTAATGAGAAAAATCAATAAATATTTACCTTCTGCTATGCGAATGACCAAGGTAAGTATGAATCGCAGAGCGATTAAAAGAGCAATGCTAAATATAGACCCGGATATTGTACACTTAGGGAATTCAGAACGGGATAGAAACCCTGCTTTGATTAAAAAAGTACAGCAATATTATAAAAAGCCCGTTTTTGCGAATGCATTAGGAAAACTTGATAAGGCGGCTGAACAAAATCCAGATACTTTAGAATATTTTTTAAATAAAGGCATTAATATTATCCAAACCGACAGGCCAGATATTGTTTTAGAATATTTAATAGCCAGGGAAAGACATCTTCGATTTTAA
- the hemG gene encoding menaquinone-dependent protoporphyrinogen IX dehydrogenase, giving the protein MEKTVGILYSSVDGQTLKICKEIVTHIENAGFKTELFDINDFQSSISKYSIFVIGASIRYGKHNKKVTEFIETHKNELENTNSAFFSVNLVARKPEKSHYNTNPYVIKFFNATTWQPKLIDVFAGRLDYQSYSFVDRMLIKMIMKMTNGPTKTNQPIEFTDWNRVKAFSQKILTT; this is encoded by the coding sequence ATGGAAAAAACAGTGGGAATATTATATTCTAGCGTAGATGGACAAACCCTTAAAATCTGTAAAGAAATTGTCACACATATAGAAAATGCAGGTTTTAAAACCGAATTATTCGATATTAATGACTTTCAAAGTTCAATCTCCAAATATTCCATTTTCGTAATAGGTGCCAGTATTCGCTATGGCAAGCACAATAAAAAAGTAACTGAATTTATTGAAACGCATAAAAATGAGTTGGAAAATACCAATTCGGCTTTTTTCTCGGTGAATTTAGTAGCCAGAAAACCAGAGAAAAGTCATTATAATACCAATCCTTATGTTATTAAATTCTTTAATGCCACAACATGGCAACCGAAATTAATAGATGTTTTTGCCGGAAGATTAGATTATCAATCCTATTCTTTTGTTGATCGTATGCTTATTAAAATGATCATGAAAATGACAAATGGTCCTACAAAAACAAATCAACCCATTGAATTTACTGATTGGAACCGTGTTAAAGCTTTTTCTCAGAAAATTCTTACTACCTAA
- a CDS encoding ArsR/SmtB family transcription factor has protein sequence MELKQVEKITKALGDRNRLLILKAIRANDGNLDCSAIVTSLALAQPSVSHHIKKLTEADIILPHKEGRFYSYSINEKLLDNYVNTLKNL, from the coding sequence TTGGAATTAAAACAGGTTGAAAAAATAACAAAAGCACTAGGAGATCGTAACCGACTTCTTATTTTAAAAGCCATTCGTGCTAATGATGGTAATTTAGATTGTTCTGCCATTGTAACTTCTTTAGCCTTGGCACAGCCTTCGGTTAGTCATCATATAAAAAAGCTGACCGAAGCAGATATTATTTTACCACATAAAGAAGGGCGTTTTTATTCCTATTCCATTAATGAAAAGCTGTTGGATAACTATGTGAATACACTAAAAAACCTTTAA
- a CDS encoding LLM class flavin-dependent oxidoreductase: protein MNKKDIKYSILELAHVSKGNTYKETLNNSRDLAKLAEAKGYHRFWFAEHHNMEHVGSSATSLLMGYIAENTEKIRVGSGGIMLPNHSPLVIAEQFGTLARLYPDRVDLGLGRAPGTDPKTARAIRSDFMQAAQSFPSEIEKIERFFAAENRTSDVRAAIAEGTNVPLYILGSSTDSAHLAAKKGLPYAFASHFATNHLHNALQIYREEFTPSDVLQAPYCMAGVNVIIAETDEKANELFTTLIRMFLGILTGEREGLKPPTPMTSELRGVLQHPSVQQMLKYSFVGSKESVKMKTKAFLEETKVDELIAVSAMYDAEDRKKSVTAFAEVMQEINKENKTLEKQN, encoded by the coding sequence ATGAATAAGAAAGATATAAAATATTCGATCCTGGAACTGGCACATGTTTCTAAAGGAAATACTTATAAAGAAACATTAAACAATTCCCGTGATTTAGCCAAACTTGCCGAAGCTAAGGGATATCATCGTTTTTGGTTTGCAGAGCATCATAATATGGAGCATGTAGGTAGTAGTGCTACCTCTTTATTAATGGGCTATATTGCAGAAAATACAGAGAAAATAAGAGTAGGATCCGGAGGGATTATGCTTCCTAATCATTCACCTTTGGTGATTGCCGAGCAGTTTGGTACCCTTGCAAGATTATATCCAGATCGGGTAGATCTGGGATTAGGAAGAGCACCGGGTACAGATCCTAAAACAGCCAGAGCTATACGATCTGATTTTATGCAGGCTGCACAATCTTTTCCTTCTGAAATTGAAAAAATAGAGCGCTTTTTTGCTGCAGAAAATAGAACTTCAGATGTTAGGGCTGCTATTGCTGAAGGTACCAATGTGCCTTTGTATATTTTAGGTTCCAGCACAGATAGTGCACACTTAGCGGCTAAGAAAGGCTTACCTTATGCCTTTGCAAGTCATTTTGCAACGAATCATCTGCATAACGCATTACAGATTTATCGAGAAGAATTTACTCCTTCTGATGTTTTACAAGCCCCTTATTGTATGGCCGGAGTGAATGTGATCATTGCCGAAACCGATGAAAAAGCAAACGAATTATTTACTACTTTAATCCGAATGTTTTTAGGAATTCTAACTGGAGAAAGAGAAGGCTTAAAGCCTCCAACCCCTATGACCTCAGAACTAAGGGGGGTACTCCAGCATCCTTCGGTACAGCAAATGCTTAAATATTCTTTTGTAGGAAGTAAAGAAAGCGTAAAAATGAAAACGAAAGCATTTTTAGAGGAAACTAAAGTAGACGAGCTAATCGCAGTGTCTGCGATGTACGATGCTGAAGATCGAAAAAAATCGGTAACTGCTTTTGCTGAAGTAATGCAGGAAATCAACAAAGAAAATAAAACTTTAGAAAAACAAAATTAG